The Mytilus edulis chromosome 12, xbMytEdul2.2, whole genome shotgun sequence genome contains a region encoding:
- the LOC139498014 gene encoding zinc finger protein 862-like — MGWPSLESVDQFYVWLPAIKKHLEQVCASATHKVSNSTSGKAKGLLKLITSRDIILYCHFMADIATILSRVSKVFQVRECCAADIHGIISETSMLINVYATKDGPYLSKAKQILNLNEETSSMRQRPGESFPAARRNLVAGLSVSLKNRFELDDIIQAMAIANFHTWPLPNSEADNTKEIEDFGDDHLPVILSHFETSLKNGAVDEIEAVLEWTALKSTLYASQSNEIQHLTWQRVNRMFPARYSNILAVMDLLLTIPGSSSECERGFRHMKSLKTTFRGLFK, encoded by the exons ATGGGTTGGCCATCTCTTGAGAGCGTTGATCAATTTTATGTCTGGCTACCAGCCATTAAGAAGCACCTTGAGCag gtatGTGCATCTGCTACACACAAAGTATCCAACAGCACTAGTGGAAAAGCTAAAGGCCTTTTGAAATTGATAACATCCAGAGATATAATACTATATTGCCATTTTATGGCAGATATAGCTACCATTCTGTCCAGAGTGTCAAAGGTTTTCCAAGTTCGAGAATGTTGTGCTGCAGACATTCATGGCATTATTTCAGAAACCAGCATGCTGATCAATGTATATGCAACAAA AGATGGACCATATCTTAGTAAGGCTAAACAGATTCTTAATCTTAATGAGGAAACATCATCAATGAGACAAAGACCTGGGGAGTCTTTTCCAGCTGCCCGAAGGAATCTGGTTGCAGGGTTATCGGTCAGCTTGAAAAACAGATTTGAGTTAGATGACATTATACAAGCTATGGCTATAGCCAATTTTCATACATGGCCGTTACCTAATTCTGAGGCTGATAACACTAAAGAGATAGAAG attttgGGGATGACCATCTTCCAGTCATATTGTCTCATTTTGAGACAAGTTTGAAAAATGGAGCAGTAGATGAAATTGAAGCTGTCCTGGAATGGACAGCTTTAAAAAGTACTCTTTATGCAAG tCAGTCCAATGAGATTCAACACCTGACATGGCAAAGGGTTAATCGGATGTTTCCAGCTAGATATTCCAATATACTTGCTGTGATGGATTTGCTATTGACAATTCcag GTTCTTCTTCTGAATGTGAGAGAGGATTCAGACATATGAAGTCCTTGAAAACCACTTTCAGAGGATTGTTTAAGTGA